AGGTGCACTGCGCGCAAAAACAGATGCGCCAATGATGGAATGCAAAAAAGCGCTGACAGAAGCAGAAGGCGATATGGACCGTGCGGAAGAGATTCTGCGTGTAAAACTGGGTAGCAAAGCTTCCAAAGCATCCTCCCGTATTACTGCAGAAGGCGTTGTCGCATCCTATATCTCTGGTAATGTTGGTTCCCTGATCGAAGTTAACTGCGAAACAGACTTCGTGACCAAGAATGATGATTTCCTGGCGCTGGCTAATACTTGTGCAAAACTGATTGCTGAACACAATCCTGCTGATATTGCAGCTTTGGGTGCATTGCCACTGGATGGCAAAACAGTTGAAGAAGTGCGCGCAGCACTGGTTGGTAAAATCGGCGAAAACATGTCTTTCCGTCGTTTTGTCCGCTTTGACACAACTGCCAAACTGGTTTCTTACCTGCACGGCACACGTATCGGTGTGGTTGTCGAATTCGACGGCGCAGATGAGCAAGTTGGTAAAGACGTGGCAATGCATATCGCTGCGATGAAACCAGTATCCCTGTCTTCTGACCAGGTGCCTGCTGATCTGATCGAAAAAGAGCGCTCTGTAGCGGCTTTGAAAGCTGCAGAATCTGGCAAGCCAGCAGATATCGCTGAAAAAATGGTTGAAGGTTCCGTACAGAAATTCCTGAAAGAAGTTTCTTTGCTGAATCAGACATTCGTTAAGAATGACAAGCAAACAGTTGAACAGATGTTGAAATCTGTTAATACAACTGTTAAAGCATTCACCATGTTTGTTGTTGGTGAAGGCATTGAGAAGAAGCAAGATGACTTCGCCGCAGAAGTGGCTGCTCAAGTGGCTGCTGCAAAACAAGCGTAATTGGCGAAATAAAAAAACGGGCCGAAAGGCCCGTTTTTTTAAATCCAGCGATTGTAAGTATTTGTGTCTGAGCATCAAATTTGTGTATTCAGGTGTAAATATGAGTGTGTGATAAGTGAGTGGTGCTCCATTTGCTTTGTGTATTGCCTGACCGGGCTAGTTTGCAAATCAAATGGTCATTGAAGAGCCTTATCCAGGTGACTTCATCCAGTACGCATTTCATATCAATTATTTAAACTACCAGAAGGAGTCCTATCATGACAAAACCTGCTTACAAGCGTGTGCTCTTGAAGCTCTCTGGCGAAGCCCTGATGGGCGATGATCCGTTTGGCATTAACCGTGCGACGATAGAGCGCATGGTGGCTGATGTGGCCGAAGTATCAAGAATGGGCGTTGAGTTGGCCATCGTTATCGGTGGTGGCAATATCTTCCGTGGCGTGGCACCTGGTGCACAAGGTATGGACAGGGCTACTGCAGACTATATGGGCATGTTGGCGACAGTCATGAATGCTCTGGCATTGTCAGATGCCATGCGCCAGGTAGGTCTGACTTCGCGCGTCATGTCAGCTATTGCCATCGACCAGGTTGTTGAACCTTATGTTCGCCCTAAAGCCTTGCAATATCTGGAGGAGGGTAAGGTCATCGTCTTTGCTGCAGGTACCGGCAATCCTTTCTTTACTACCGATACAGCAGCAGCTTTGCGCGGCTCGGAAATAGGCGCCGAAATCGTTCTGAAGGCGACCAAGGTTGATGGCGTTTATACCGCCGATCCTAAAAAAGATGCCACAGCGACACGTTATACAACGATTTCGTTCGACGAAGCTATTGCCCGCCATCTGCAAGTCATGGATGCAACTGCGTTTGCTCTGTGCCGTGATCAAAAATTGCCTATCAAGGTATTTTCCATTATTAAACCGGGTGCATTGAAGAATGTCATTCTGGGGGCAGACGAAGGCACCTTAGTGCACGTATAATCCTGCACTTCGGATTGTTTCATATTAATTCGGCAAGGAGCGCGGCCAGAGCCGCCGCTCTTGCCCAGATGTACAGGAGAGCGCGATGAGCGTAGCAGATATCAAAAAAAGTTCTGACCAGCGTATGCAAAAGTCCATCGAGACTTTAAAGGCTGATTTGTCAAAAGTACGCACTGGCCGTGCCCACACCGGCATTCTTGATCATGTCCAGGTTGATTATTACGGCACACCTACCCACATCACCCAGGTTGCCAATGTTACTTTGATCGATGCGCGCACAATAGGTGTGCAGCCTTGGGAAAAGAAAATGTTGAATGCAATTGAAAAAGCGATTCGTGATGCCGATCTTGGCTTGAATCCATCTTCACAGGGTGAACTGATTCGTGTACCAACACCACCGCTGACTGAAGAGCGTCGCAAAGAAATGGTCAAGCTGGTCAAGACGGAAGGTGAGAGTGCCAAGATCGCTATCCGCAATATTCGCCGCGACTCCAATGAGTCCCTGAAGAAGTTACTTAAAGAAAAAGAATGCTCTGAAGATGATGAACGTCGTGCGCAAGACGACATCCAGAAGCTGACAGACAAGTTTGTTGCAGAAGTGGATAAACTCCTGGCTGACAAAGAAAAAGAAGTGTTGACAGTTTAAGCCGTCTCCCGCGTATCAACACATTCTGGATTTACATGACCCATACAAGTTCCACCAAGGAAATTCCGGCAGTTGGCGCAATTCCTAAACATATAGCAATTATTATGGATGGCAATGGACGCTGGGCAACCAAGCGTTTTTTGCCACGAGTCGCCGGGCATGTAAAGGGCGTTGAGGCGGTCAGGGGCATCGTAGAAGCCTGTGCCCGCCGCGGTGTTTCTTACCTGACATTTTTTGCCTTCAGTTCAGAAAACTGGCGCCGGCCCGCTGAAGAGGTTTCGCTACTGATGCGTTTGTTTGTCACCGCTCTTGAAAAAGAAGTGGCGAAAATGCACGCCAACAATATACGTCTCAAGGTCGTTGGTGATCTCGCCAGATTTGATCCCCAACTGCAAAACATGATTTTGGCAGCAGAGCAAAAAACTGCCAACAATCAAGGCTTGACTGTGACTGTTTGTGCTAATTACGGTGGGCGCTGGGATATCATGCAGGCCGTGAACCGCCTGCAAAAAGAGCGTGCCGCTGCTGGACTGGCCGATCAGGAAATCACAGAAGATCAGCTTTCCGCCTATCTTTCAATGGCCTATGCGCCTGAGCCGGATTTGTTTATCCGTACCGGCGGCGAGACGCGCATTTCCAATTTTCTGCTCTGGCAACTGGCGTATAGTGAGTTGTATTTCACTGATACGTTCTGGCCTGACTTTGACGCAGCAGCTCTGGACTTGTCCATATCCTCGTATCAAAACCGCGAACGTCGCTTTGGGCGTACCAGCGCTCAGGTGTCTGAGCAATCTGCCCAGCAAGAAAGCAAGTAATGCTTAAAACCCGTGTCCTGACTGCTTTGGTTCTGCTGGCCATTTTGCTGCCAGTCCTGTATTCGGCCAATTTTTATGCTTTCTCTGTATTGGCGGTGGCTTTTTTTGCTGCTGCCATGTGGGAATGCCAACGCCTGTTCAAAAAACCTGGCCCCATCATCATGGCTGCGTTGTGGGTTGGTCTGCTGGTGTATTGCTTATTCCATCTGGCAGATTTTTCTCACCCCTTGCTGTTTGCGCTGAGCACGGCATTTTGGGCTTTAAGGTTAGTCCCCACGCTAGCCAGGGGCTTGCCGGAAACGCATAATTTTTCCAGTGGCATGCTGAGTACTTTGTATGGCATCAGTATTTTTGCCTGCTTCATCGCGATTGCGGTGTTCTTTCAGCGCTCACCGATGTATCTGTTTTCTGTTATGGCCATCGTCTGGATTGCTGATATTGGGGCCTATTTTTCTGGTAAAACTTTTGGCAAGCGCAAACTCGCACCCACAATTTCTCCGGGTAAATCGTGGGAAGGTGCTATCGGTGGTTGGATCTGCGTATTGCTATTGGCGGCAGCGACAAGCTTTATCCCTGCTTTGGAAAATACTTTCACTGCGCAATTAGTTGCCAGAAAAGGCTGGCTTATCTTTATTGGTGCCATGACTTTGATTACTGCGGCCAGCGTAGTGGGCGATCTGTTTGAATCTTCATTGAAACGCCGCGTCGGTATGAAAGACAGTAGCAACCTCTTGCCCGGGCATGGTGGTGTACTCGACAGGATAGATGCGCTGATACCAGTGCTTCCCCTGGCAGCTCTAGTCGATTTGTGGCGATAAAATACATGCAGAAAAAACAGCAGCTTTGCATACTAGGTTCTACCGGCTCCATAGGCGTATCGACTTTGGATGTTGTTGCACGCCATCCTGAGCGCTATGGCGTTTTTGCTTTGACTGCACACACCCAGGTTAAAAAACTGGCTGAGCAATGCGCGCAGTTTTTACCTCAGGTTGCCGTGGTTGGCACTGCGCA
This is a stretch of genomic DNA from Undibacterium sp. KW1. It encodes these proteins:
- the tsf gene encoding translation elongation factor Ts, translating into MAAITAALVGALRAKTDAPMMECKKALTEAEGDMDRAEEILRVKLGSKASKASSRITAEGVVASYISGNVGSLIEVNCETDFVTKNDDFLALANTCAKLIAEHNPADIAALGALPLDGKTVEEVRAALVGKIGENMSFRRFVRFDTTAKLVSYLHGTRIGVVVEFDGADEQVGKDVAMHIAAMKPVSLSSDQVPADLIEKERSVAALKAAESGKPADIAEKMVEGSVQKFLKEVSLLNQTFVKNDKQTVEQMLKSVNTTVKAFTMFVVGEGIEKKQDDFAAEVAAQVAAAKQA
- the pyrH gene encoding UMP kinase, which encodes MTKPAYKRVLLKLSGEALMGDDPFGINRATIERMVADVAEVSRMGVELAIVIGGGNIFRGVAPGAQGMDRATADYMGMLATVMNALALSDAMRQVGLTSRVMSAIAIDQVVEPYVRPKALQYLEEGKVIVFAAGTGNPFFTTDTAAALRGSEIGAEIVLKATKVDGVYTADPKKDATATRYTTISFDEAIARHLQVMDATAFALCRDQKLPIKVFSIIKPGALKNVILGADEGTLVHV
- the frr gene encoding ribosome recycling factor, which gives rise to MSVADIKKSSDQRMQKSIETLKADLSKVRTGRAHTGILDHVQVDYYGTPTHITQVANVTLIDARTIGVQPWEKKMLNAIEKAIRDADLGLNPSSQGELIRVPTPPLTEERRKEMVKLVKTEGESAKIAIRNIRRDSNESLKKLLKEKECSEDDERRAQDDIQKLTDKFVAEVDKLLADKEKEVLTV
- a CDS encoding isoprenyl transferase, with protein sequence MTHTSSTKEIPAVGAIPKHIAIIMDGNGRWATKRFLPRVAGHVKGVEAVRGIVEACARRGVSYLTFFAFSSENWRRPAEEVSLLMRLFVTALEKEVAKMHANNIRLKVVGDLARFDPQLQNMILAAEQKTANNQGLTVTVCANYGGRWDIMQAVNRLQKERAAAGLADQEITEDQLSAYLSMAYAPEPDLFIRTGGETRISNFLLWQLAYSELYFTDTFWPDFDAAALDLSISSYQNRERRFGRTSAQVSEQSAQQESK
- a CDS encoding phosphatidate cytidylyltransferase; this encodes MLKTRVLTALVLLAILLPVLYSANFYAFSVLAVAFFAAAMWECQRLFKKPGPIIMAALWVGLLVYCLFHLADFSHPLLFALSTAFWALRLVPTLARGLPETHNFSSGMLSTLYGISIFACFIAIAVFFQRSPMYLFSVMAIVWIADIGAYFSGKTFGKRKLAPTISPGKSWEGAIGGWICVLLLAAATSFIPALENTFTAQLVARKGWLIFIGAMTLITAASVVGDLFESSLKRRVGMKDSSNLLPGHGGVLDRIDALIPVLPLAALVDLWR